In one Culex quinquefasciatus strain JHB chromosome 2, VPISU_Cqui_1.0_pri_paternal, whole genome shotgun sequence genomic region, the following are encoded:
- the LOC6047977 gene encoding ATP-dependent DNA/RNA helicase DHX36 has product MSDCEDSFEEKLRKFRLNKESNPVESKTEHQPEPDMSYRSRGGGGPSRGGRGGRGNLRGKQIGLYYANKNRGRNRDEDGEDGQWRSGKDLQRNKNRERMAYEGGDGGRDANRFRRFGDERDDQVVTGRDRPPPGLRGRALGLYYRDRNSAKNREREKRKAVDITIPRWQILEIRKYLNLEDGGGGKVDFFRHFVQNDEIDSVFKNEYLKVISKSLDQILREESVKEEDMLEQWQLDAKETLNADLYDEYLRKEKLGVMREVRERLPAFGSQREILQMIDRHQVILVKGETGSGKTTQIPQFILDQAMSKRRGADCRIICTQPRRISAITLSERVAAERGEQLGDSVGYQIRLDAKKPRSAGASIVFCTTGIVLSIMQSDPCLKEYSHLILDEIHERDVITDLLLGIVKKILPFRKDLKIILMSATLTAETFSRYFNDCPTVEIPGLTFPVEEFYLEDIISEINFHGFNPGPKKPNYRDRQMLQFFDMIDPYIQTIRGQYPAKVLQTIANPLSESSQNDLITELIYHISATKPDGAILVFLPSLAQISDVQKLLSAHRDLSRMSTLIYPLHSKVPQLDQKAVFSRPQKGTRKIILATNIAETSITIDDVVFVVNAGRHKINMFEEGVSSLRDEWISISNEIQRKGRAGRVQPGICYHLYTRGRRNVLLQNTPPEILRVALDEVILNIKILGLGEARAFMSHLLDRPTDDVIETSLELLNRLNAIDDDQTLTPLGYHLARLPMDPRTGKMVLLSSIFSCADPISSIAASLSFKDAFYKPFGKEKEVGMVKRKFAKGYHSDHLMLANVIEQWKDLSGRDVQHFAYKNFLNLGTLNQLYNMKRQFCEYLYSAKFLQNAQVTSRANNLNSHNDKLLKAIIGAGLYPNVAFVRKVIRNRNSPDGRSILNIEGQGRTTMHPSSVNSTLADFESNFVVYYDKQKISGSGLTIFDTTVVNPFPLFFFGDNHVETEGAYELISIAGHYCLKCNKETYELIQDLRAGFNLFLQKKICNPSPVDWSSDEGTLLRAIIQLITIDGRYEDGFDDDGGDDFGGASSSEQRW; this is encoded by the exons ATGTCCGATTGCGAGGATTCTTTCGAGGAAAAGCTTCGCAAGTTTCGCCTGAACAAAGAG TCTAATCCAGTGGAAAGCAAAACCGAACATCAACCCGAACCGGACATGAGCTACCGATCCAGAGGCGGAGGCGGACCGAGCCGCGGAGGTCGTGGCGGTCGTGGTAATTTGCGAGGCAAGCAGATCGGCCTGTACTACGCGAACAAGAATCGTGGGAGAAATCGGGACGAGGATGGCGAAGACGGACAGTGGAGAAGTGGCAAGGATCTTCAGCGGAACAAGAACCGCGAGCGGATGGCGTACGAGGGTGGGGATGGGGGAAGGGATGCGAACCGGTTTCGGAGGTTTGGGGATGAGCGGGACGATCAGGTGGTGACGGGGAGAGATCGGCCACCGCCGGGGTTGCGGGGAAGGGCGCTCGGGTTGTACTATCGGGATCGGAACTCGGCAAAGAATCGCGAGCGGGAGAAGCGAAAGGCGGTTGATATTACGATTCCGCGGTGGCAGATTTTGGAGATTCGGAAGTATTTGAACTTGGAGGATGGTGGTGGGGGGAAGGTGGATTTCTTCAGACACTTTGTGCAGAACGATGAGATTGATTCGGTGTTTAAGAATGAGTATTTGAAGGTGATTAGCAAAAGTTTGGATCAGATTTTGAGGGAGGAATCGGTGAAGGAGGAGGATATGCTGGAACAGTGGCAGCTGGATGCGAAGGAGACACTGAATGCGGATCTGTACGATGAGTATTTGAGGAAGGAGAAGTTAGGGGTGATGAGGGAAGTTCGCGAGCGACTTCCGGCGTTTGGTTCACAGCGGGAGATTCTGCAGATGATCGACAGGCATCAGGTCATCTTGGTTAAGGGTGAGACTGGAAGTGGTAAAACGACGCAGATTCCGCAGTTTATCCTGGATCAGGCGATGTCTAAGCGAAGGGGTGCCGATTGTCGGATAATTTGTACGCAGCCGAGGCGAATTTCGGCGATCACGCTTTCGGAGAGAGTTGCAGCGGAGCGTGGTGAACAGCTTGGGGACTCGGTTGGTTATCAGATCAGGTTGGATGCGAAGAAGCCGCGATCGGCTGGAGCGAGTATCGTGTTCTGCACGACGGGAATTGTTCTTTCGATCATGCAAAGCGATCCCTGCTTGAAGGAGTACTCGCACTTGATTCTGGACGAAATTCACGAACGAGACGTTATCACGGATCTTCTGTTGGGGATCGTCAAGAAGATTCTACCGTTCCGAAAGGATTTGAAGATCATTTTGATGAGTGCAACGCTAACGGCAGAGACGTTCTCTCGATACTTCAACGACTGTCCAACGGTTGAAATCCCTGGTTTGACGTTCCCCGTTGAGGAGTTCTACCTCGAAGATATTATATCGGAGATAAACTTCCACGGATTTAACCCGGGACCGAAGAAGCCCAACTACCGCGATCGTCAAATGCTGCAGTTCTTCGACATGATCGATCCGTACATCCAAACAATCCGCGGTCAATACCCGGCCAAAGTGCTCCAAACCATCGCCAACCCGCTGAGCGAGTCTAGTCAGAACGATCTGATAACGGAGCTGATCTACCACATCTCAGCCACCAAACCAGACGGAGCGATCCTCGTGTTCTTACCCAGTCTAGCGCAAATCTCCGACGTCCAAAAGCTTCTCTCCGCACATCGCGATCTGTCCCGCATGTCCACCCTTATCTACCCACTCCACTCGAAAGTCCCCCAACTCGACCAAAAAGCGGTCTTCTCGCGACCCCAAAAGGGCACCCGCAAGATCATCCTCGCAACCAACATTGCCGAAACGTCGATCACAATCGACGACGTGGTGTTTGTGGTCAACGCCGGTCGCCACAAGATCAACATGTTCGAGGAGGGCGTCTCATCGCTGCGCGACGAATGGATCTCGATCTCGAACGAAATCCAGCGCAAGGGACGCGCGGGTCGTGTTCAGCCCGGGATCTGCTACCATCTGTACACGCGAGGACGGCGTAACGTGCTGCTTCAGAATACACCGCCGGAGATTCTGCGCGTTGCGCTGGACGAGGTCATCTTGAACATCAAGATCCTCGGGTTGGGAGAGGCTCGGGCATTTATGAGTCATCTGCTCGATCGTCCGACGGACGACGTGATCGAGACATCGCTGGAGCTGCTTAACCGACTGAACGCGATCGACGATGATCAGACGTTGACCCCGTTGGGGTACCATTTGGCACGACTTCCGATGGACCCGCGGACAGGGAAGATGGTTCTGCTGTCGAGTATCTTCAGCTGCGCCGACCCGATCTCGTCGATCGCGGCAAGTCTCTCGTTCAAGGACGCGTTCTACAAACCATTCGGGAAGGAGAAGGAGGTCGGAATGGTCAAGCGGAAGTTCGCCAAAGGTTACCACAGCGATCATCTGATGTTGGCGAATGTGATTGAACAGTGGAAAGACCTATCAGGTCGGGACGTTCAGCACTTTGCGTACAAGAACTTCCTGAACTTGGGCACGCTCAACCAGCTGTACAACATGAAGCGCCAGTTCTGCGAGTACCTCTACTCGGCCAAGTTCCTCCAGAACGCCCAGGTTACGTCCAGGGCGAACAACCTCAACTCCCACAACGACAAGCTGCTGAAGGCGATCATCGGAGCCGGGCTGTACCCGAATGTGGCGTTCGTGCGGAAGGTCATCCGGAACCGGAACTCACCAGACGGGCGGTCCATTTTAAATATCGAAGGACAGGGCAGGACCACAATGCATCCTTCGTCGGTCAACAGCACGTTGGCGGATTTTGAGTCCAA CTTCGTGGTGTACTACGACAAGCAGAAGATCTCCGGCTCGGGACTGACCATTTTCGACACGACGGTGGTGAATCCGTTCCCGCTGTTCTTCTTCGGCGATAACCACGTCGAGACGGAGGGCGCGTACGAGTTGATCTCGATCGCTGGGCACTACTG CCTCAAATGCAACAAGGAAACGTACGAGCTAATCCAGGACCTGCGCGCCGGCTTCAACCTCTTTCTCCAGAAGAAGATCTGCAACCCGTCGCCGGTGGACTGGTCGTCGGACGAGGGCACGCTTCTGCGGGCAATCATCCAGCTAATCACGATCGATGGGCGGTACGAGGACGGGttcgacgacgacggtggcgaCGACTTTGGGGGAGCTTCGTCCTCGGAGCAGCGGTGGTAA
- the LOC6047973 gene encoding uncharacterized protein LOC6047973 translates to MILLLLKLLLVTAVCCAPGKGTDLDLPPVASERLLQGWIGPEALLVRLDKLLDVCIANYEDLSTDLLLGVAIANGQVKSILSTSNPKNRAFIESLQRKCDYVESRIDSIFTFPSAANAIVSKLLINSNFWQSFDDEDDIPLRLPEPEAMNHRRPHGRHPPSTLRDYLRLLEVGAPSEEQSDMCLSELLVNDSENEFNASLSRAGKEPPIFKPLLLSQGCSAAMSMRKKSFGYHLTHKLLFYLILGKQRFSNIEEDYVANAKGRLCQEILRESRLIAELNFPEMFRDLFMEQVFLCSYAGFVEFRNQSWISEVVGWQNANGCFKYYYQDGVEQYDGDSAIRAVCSTHMSGVGAALLGLFAKLQF, encoded by the exons ATGAttcttttacttttaaaacTATTACTAGTGACCGCGGTTTGTTGTGCCCCGGGAAAAGGAACTGACCTTGATTTGCCACCGGTGGCCTCCGAACGACTTCTCCAGGGCTGGATTGGGCCGGAAGCGTTGCTGGTCCGGTTGGATAAACTGCTGGATGTGTGCATTGCCAATTACGAGGATTTAAGTACGGATTTATTGCTTGGAGTGGCGATTGCCAACG GTCAAGTGAAATCGATCCTTTCAACTTCTAATCCAAAGAACCGAGCCTTCATCGAATCTCTCCAACGAAAGTGTGACTACGTCGAGAGCCGAATTGATAGCATTTTCACATTCCCCAGCGCTGCCAACGCAATTG TCAGCAAACTCCTCATCAACTCCAACTTTTGGCAAAGCttcgacgacgaggacgacatTCCGCTCAGATTGCCCGAACCAGAAGCGATGAATCACCGCCGTCCGCATGGCCGTCATCCCCCGTCGACACTTCGAGATTACCTGCGCCTGCTGGAAGTTGGAGCACCCAGCGAGGAACAATCAG ATATGTGCCTATCGGAGCTGCTGGTAAATGATTCGGAAAATGAGTTCAATGCAAGCTTATCACGTGCTGGCAAGGAACCGCCCATCTTTAAGCCACTTTTGCTCAGCCAGGGTTGCAGTGCTGCGATGTCGATGCGAAAAAAGTCCTTCGGTTATCATCTGACCCACAA ACTCCTGTTTTATCTGATCCTGGGCAAGCAGCGATTCTCCAACATTGAAGAAGATTACGTCGCGAACGCCAAAGGACGGCTTTGCCAGGAAATCCTCCGGGAGTCGCGTCTAATCGCCGAACTAAACTTTCCCGAGATGTTCCGCGACCTGTTCATGGAGCAGGTTTTCCTCTGTTCGTACGCTGGGTTTGTTGAGTTTCGGAATCAAAGTTGGATCAGTGAAGTTGTGGGCTGGCAGAACGCCAACGGATGCTTCAAGTATTACTACCAGGATGGAGTGGAGCAGTACGATGGAGACAGTGCGATTAGGGCGGTCTGTTCGACGCACATGAGTGGAGTGGGGGCAGCGTTGCTGGGGTTGTTTGCAAAGTTgcagttttaa